A part of Sander vitreus isolate 19-12246 chromosome 8, sanVit1, whole genome shotgun sequence genomic DNA contains:
- the LOC144522689 gene encoding uncharacterized protein LOC144522689, whose protein sequence is MAELAWTTARHFCLSQMEQELLEELDKEKRLSHLFNKKVTLEGLQMFVSVIHPEAERDVQTFLPALHSKLLKIFGGIQIASYLLAAEDAKPAEFLEFEQSAAALVPEVVDTALKFLLEEPEQVMKSEAASAEIGKHQISPIYRFDKCSKSFKLIDYDESYYHATEGVISAIQDMDYEVQTDASSQAHHHLEEELLEKREASSEVSSSEELEKELVEDREASP, encoded by the exons ATGGCTGAACTG GCCTGGACCACAGCGAGACACTTCTGTCTCAGTCAGATGGAACAAGAGCTCCTGGAAGAGCTGGACAAAGAAAAGCGTCTTTCCCACCTGTTCAACAAGAAGGTCACACTGGAGGGCCTTCAGATGTTTGTTTCAGTCATCCACCCAGAAGCAGAGAGGGACGTACAAACCTTCCTTCCAGCCCTTCACAGCAAGCTGCTGAAAATCTTTGGTGGCATTCAGATCGCCAGCTATCTGCTTGCTGCAGAGGACGCTAAACCAGCAGAGTTCTTGGAGTTCGAACAGAGTGCTGCGGCCCTGGTACCAGAGGTGGTGGACACTGCTCTCAAGTTCCTCCTGGAAGAACCAGAGCAGGTAATGAAGAGTGAAGCTGCCAGTGCTGAGATTGGCAAACACCAAATAAGTCCGATCTACAGGTTTGACAAGTGCTCCAAGTCCTTCAAGCTGATAGACTATGATGAAAGCTACTACCATGCCACGGAGGGCGTCATCTCCGCCATCCAGGACATGGACTATGAAGTGCAGACTGATGCATCCAGCCAGGCTCACCATCATCTGGAAGAGGAACTTCTGGAGAAGAGGGAGGCTTCTTCAGAGGTCTCTTCCTCAGAGGAACTGGAAAAAGAACTTGTGGAGGATAGGGAGGCTTCTCCATGA